From a region of the Alnus glutinosa chromosome 1, dhAlnGlut1.1, whole genome shotgun sequence genome:
- the LOC133858794 gene encoding agamous-like MADS-box protein AGL81 gives MASSQLPEQQEQSQGEKKTVIKRKIFRRRNPTLKKKALELRELCNVPVCVISYGPDGTLQTWPESRKDVEDVVDKYRNNDGAFKFSIGSLKSKTYTKNNSGVELEDGEPERDEKEKTEKVEEFEKDLARWDGWLDEQHEEEKLASFCTFLESKIREMNDRIELLKSKEKRI, from the coding sequence ATGGCCTCATCACAATTACCAGAGCAGCAGGAGCAGTCCCAAGGGGAAAAGAAGACggtaatcaaaagaaaaatatttaggaGGAGAAATCCAACTCTGAAGAAGAAAGCCTTGGAACTCCGCGAACTGTGCAACGTCCCGGTTTGCGTGATTTCTTATGGGCCCGACGGGACGCTCCAGACGTGGCCGGAAAGCCGGAAAGACGTGGAAGACGTAGTCGACAAGTACAGGAACAATGACGGAGCGTTCAAGTTTTCTATCGGTTCCTTGAAATCCAAGACATACACGAAAAACAACAGCGGGGTAGAATTAGAAGATGGTGAACCCGAGAGAGACGAGAAGGAGAAGACGGAGAAGGTAGAGGAATTTGAGAAGGATTTGGCGAGATGGGACGGGTGGCTTGACGAGCAACATGAGGAAGAGAAGTTGGCGTCCTTTTGTACTTTCTTGGAGTCCAAGATTCGTGAAATGAATGACAGGATAGAGTTGCTTAAGTCGAAGGAGAAGCGAATCTAG